The proteins below come from a single Parageobacillus thermoglucosidasius genomic window:
- a CDS encoding C40 family peptidase: MSISLSVPKWLLTVLSILSLVVAFIFGTVSNASATINYGEEVAAVANDYVGSPYKYGGTTPKGFDASGFTQYVYKNAATKLAIPRTSAAQYKVGKFVKQSALQRGDLVFYATGAKGKVSFVGIYNGNGTFIGATSKGVKVVKMSDKYWKDRYIGAKRVIK; the protein is encoded by the coding sequence ATGAGCATAAGTTTATCGGTTCCAAAATGGTTATTAACAGTTTTATCAATTTTATCTTTAGTCGTAGCATTTATTTTCGGTACCGTTTCCAATGCATCAGCAACAATTAACTATGGGGAGGAAGTCGCGGCAGTAGCAAATGACTATGTAGGAAGCCCATATAAATATGGAGGTACAACGCCAAAAGGATTTGATGCGAGTGGCTTTACTCAGTATGTGTATAAAAATGCTGCAACCAAATTGGCTATTCCGCGAACGAGTGCCGCACAGTATAAAGTCGGTAAATTTGTTAAACAAAGTGCGTTACAAAGAGGCGATTTAGTGTTTTATGCAACAGGAGCAAAAGGAAAGGTATCCTTTGTGGGAATTTATAATGGAAATGGTACGTTTATTGGTGCCACATCAAAAGGGGTAAAAGTGGTTAAAATGAGTGATAAATATTGGAAAGACCGGTATATAGGGGCTAAGCGAGTCATTAAGTAA
- a CDS encoding YnfA family protein — protein sequence MFYAIILFVLAGIAEIGGGYLIWLWLREGKPFYWGVFGGLSLALYGVIATFQSFPSFGRVYAAYGGVFIVLSVLWGWLIDKKTPDLYDWIGAVICLIGVSVMLWAPRQ from the coding sequence ATGTTTTACGCAATTATCTTGTTTGTACTTGCTGGAATCGCTGAAATTGGCGGGGGGTATCTTATTTGGCTATGGTTAAGAGAAGGTAAGCCATTTTATTGGGGTGTCTTTGGTGGATTATCTCTGGCTTTATATGGTGTTATTGCTACATTTCAATCATTTCCATCGTTTGGTAGAGTTTATGCTGCTTATGGTGGGGTGTTTATCGTTCTTTCCGTATTATGGGGTTGGTTGATTGATAAGAAAACGCCTGATTTATACGATTGGATTGGTGCGGTTATTTGTTTAATAGGAGTTTCCGTCATGCTATGGGCACCACGACAATAA
- the lepB gene encoding signal peptidase I produces the protein MKADINKEIFSLVKSIFFSLAIVAICRYFIFSPSTVHGESMSPTLKDHEKIIISKVSKLEHFDVIVFHAPDSDANYVKRIIGLPGDRIEVKDDILYINGKPYKEPYLKPNRKNLFPGIKLTGDFTLKEITGKSKVPKGYLFVMGDNRLVSKDSRHFKFIPIQSVIGEVKFRYYPLKEMGIPE, from the coding sequence TTGAAAGCAGATATAAACAAAGAGATATTTTCATTGGTGAAATCGATATTTTTCTCGTTGGCTATAGTTGCGATTTGCCGTTATTTCATATTTTCTCCCTCTACCGTTCACGGAGAATCGATGTCTCCAACATTGAAAGATCATGAAAAAATTATAATTAGCAAAGTTAGCAAATTAGAGCATTTCGATGTGATTGTGTTTCATGCCCCGGATTCGGATGCAAACTATGTTAAAAGAATTATCGGTCTTCCTGGAGATCGTATTGAAGTAAAAGATGACATACTATACATTAACGGCAAGCCTTATAAAGAACCATATTTAAAGCCCAATAGAAAAAATCTATTCCCTGGCATAAAATTAACAGGTGATTTCACATTAAAAGAAATAACTGGAAAATCAAAAGTGCCAAAAGGTTATCTCTTTGTCATGGGAGATAATCGATTGGTTAGCAAGGATAGTAGACATTTTAAATTCATACCGATTCAATCTGTTATTGGTGAGGTAAAGTTCAGATATTACCCTTTAAAAGAAATGGGAATTCCTGAATAA
- the metA gene encoding homoserine O-acetyltransferase MetA: MPINIPKDLPAKEILEQENIFVMDEERAYSQDIRPLNIVILNLMPQKEKAETQLLRLLGNSPLQVNVTFLRPATHEPKTTSKHHLEQFYTVFSQIRHRKFDGMIITGAPVEQMPFEEVTYWDELTEIMEWTKTHVTSTLHICWGAQAGLYYHYGIPKYPLPQKCFGIFEHTLEVKNVKLLRGFDDVFRVPHSRHTDVKREDIEKVPELTILSVSEKAGVCLVASNDGKQIFLTGHPEYDATTLKEEYERDLAKGLPIHIPESYFPNDDPTKQPLNTWRSHANLLFVNWLNYYVYQETPYDWE, translated from the coding sequence TTGCCAATTAACATTCCAAAAGATTTGCCGGCAAAAGAAATACTAGAACAAGAAAATATTTTCGTTATGGATGAGGAGCGGGCATATTCGCAAGACATTCGTCCGTTAAATATAGTCATTTTAAATTTAATGCCCCAAAAAGAAAAAGCGGAAACACAACTATTGCGTCTTCTTGGCAATTCACCGCTTCAAGTCAATGTGACGTTTTTGCGCCCGGCAACACACGAGCCGAAAACGACAAGCAAGCACCATCTGGAGCAATTTTATACGGTCTTCTCGCAAATTCGCCATCGCAAATTCGACGGCATGATTATTACTGGCGCTCCTGTCGAACAGATGCCGTTTGAAGAAGTAACGTATTGGGACGAACTTACCGAAATTATGGAATGGACAAAAACGCATGTCACCTCCACCCTACATATTTGCTGGGGGGCGCAAGCAGGACTTTATTATCATTACGGCATCCCAAAATACCCGCTTCCGCAAAAATGCTTTGGCATTTTCGAACATACGCTTGAAGTGAAAAACGTCAAACTGCTGCGCGGATTTGACGATGTATTTCGCGTGCCTCACTCGCGCCATACCGACGTAAAACGCGAAGATATTGAGAAAGTCCCGGAATTGACGATTTTATCTGTTTCCGAAAAAGCAGGGGTATGTTTAGTCGCATCGAACGATGGAAAGCAAATCTTTTTAACTGGCCATCCGGAATACGACGCCACGACATTAAAAGAAGAATATGAACGGGATTTAGCCAAAGGCCTGCCGATTCACATTCCAGAATCGTACTTCCCGAACGACGATCCGACAAAACAGCCGCTCAACACTTGGCGCTCTCATGCGAATTTATTATTTGTCAACTGGCTGAACTATTACGTTTACCAAGAAACGCCATATGACTGGGAATAA
- a CDS encoding formate--tetrahydrofolate ligase, with the protein MAIMANQMTDLEIAQQTKLKHIRDIAESLGLHEDEWEPYGHYKAKLSLNIMKRLATKPDGKVILVTSINPTPAGEGKTTVTVGLGQALQRLGKKAIIAMREPSLGPTMGIKGGATGGGYSQVLPMDEINLHFTGDFHAITTANNALAAFIDNHLHHGNKLRIDPRRIVWKRTVDLNDRALRRVVVGLGGPAQGVPREDGFDITVASEMMAVFCLATDLQDLKQRLARIVVAYDMDKQPVTVGDLGVEGALTLLLKDAFKPNLVQTVEHAPALVHGGPFANIAHGCNSVIATKMAQKLADYVVTEAGFGADLGAEKFLHIKSRLAHIRPEAVVIVATIRALKMHGGMAKEELHAENVAALQAGLANLQKHVETIQAFGLPFVIAINRFATDTDREIKALVDFCDQNGYSVSLTEVWEKGGEGGIDLAEKVLNAIANEANRFAPLYDVRESIPEKIRKIARMVYGAKDVEFSAKAQQQIKQFAGFGWDKLPICVAKTQYSLSDDPEKLGRPTNFTITVRELKPAIGAGFLVALTGDVMTMPGLPKQPAALHMDVDENGNAVGLF; encoded by the coding sequence ATGGCAATAATGGCGAATCAGATGACCGACTTGGAAATCGCACAACAGACGAAACTGAAGCATATTCGAGACATTGCCGAAAGCTTAGGCCTTCACGAAGACGAATGGGAACCGTATGGCCACTACAAAGCGAAACTTTCTTTAAACATCATGAAGCGGCTCGCGACGAAACCGGATGGAAAAGTGATTTTAGTCACGTCGATTAATCCGACGCCTGCCGGAGAAGGGAAAACAACGGTCACCGTCGGATTGGGACAAGCGCTGCAGCGGCTTGGGAAAAAAGCGATCATTGCGATGCGCGAACCTTCGCTTGGGCCGACGATGGGGATCAAAGGAGGAGCAACGGGCGGCGGTTACTCGCAAGTGCTGCCGATGGACGAGATCAACCTTCATTTCACCGGGGATTTTCATGCGATTACAACGGCGAATAACGCATTGGCCGCTTTCATCGATAATCATCTTCACCATGGAAATAAGCTGCGCATCGATCCGCGCCGCATCGTTTGGAAACGAACCGTCGATTTAAACGATCGGGCGCTTCGCCGTGTCGTTGTCGGTTTAGGCGGACCGGCGCAAGGGGTGCCGCGGGAAGATGGATTTGATATTACGGTCGCCTCGGAAATGATGGCGGTGTTTTGTTTAGCGACAGATTTGCAAGATTTAAAGCAGCGTCTCGCCCGCATCGTTGTCGCGTACGATATGGACAAGCAGCCGGTGACAGTTGGCGATTTAGGCGTGGAAGGGGCGCTGACGCTTTTATTAAAGGATGCGTTCAAACCGAATTTAGTGCAAACGGTGGAGCACGCTCCGGCGTTAGTGCACGGCGGGCCGTTTGCGAATATAGCGCACGGCTGCAACAGCGTCATTGCGACGAAGATGGCGCAAAAGCTCGCCGATTATGTCGTAACCGAAGCCGGGTTTGGCGCGGATTTAGGGGCGGAGAAATTTTTGCATATCAAATCGCGTCTTGCACATATTCGTCCGGAAGCAGTCGTTATTGTTGCGACAATTCGCGCGTTAAAAATGCATGGCGGCATGGCGAAAGAGGAGCTGCATGCCGAAAATGTCGCGGCATTGCAAGCCGGATTAGCCAATTTGCAAAAGCATGTTGAAACAATACAGGCGTTCGGCTTGCCGTTTGTCATTGCCATTAACCGCTTTGCAACCGATACGGACCGTGAAATAAAAGCGCTTGTTGATTTTTGCGATCAGAACGGGTATTCGGTATCCCTGACAGAGGTGTGGGAAAAAGGCGGTGAAGGAGGCATCGACTTAGCCGAAAAAGTGCTGAATGCCATCGCGAATGAAGCGAATCGCTTTGCGCCTTTATATGATGTGAGAGAATCGATTCCAGAGAAAATCCGGAAAATTGCCCGAATGGTGTATGGCGCAAAAGATGTCGAGTTTTCTGCAAAAGCCCAACAACAAATAAAACAGTTTGCCGGGTTTGGCTGGGACAAGCTTCCGATTTGCGTGGCGAAAACGCAATATTCGCTTTCAGACGATCCGGAAAAATTGGGCAGACCGACAAACTTTACGATAACGGTGCGCGAATTAAAACCAGCGATTGGGGCAGGCTTTCTCGTTGCGTTGACGGGGGATGTGATGACGATGCCGGGATTGCCGAAGCAGCCGGCAGCGCTTCACATGGATGTCGATGAAAACGGAAATGCTGTCGGTTTATTTTAA
- a CDS encoding glutathione peroxidase: MSIYEFTAKTIRGKEQSLADYKGKVLLIVNTASKCGFTPQYKELQELYEQYRERGLVVLGFPCNQFGNQEPGTEEEIERFCQVNYGVTFPIFAKVDVNGEQAHPLFRYLTEKAPGVFGTKAIKWNFTKFLIDRNGNVVARFAPQTKPSELKSEIEKLL; this comes from the coding sequence ATGAGCATTTATGAGTTTACAGCGAAAACGATTCGCGGCAAAGAACAGTCGTTGGCGGATTATAAAGGAAAAGTGCTTCTTATCGTGAATACGGCAAGCAAATGCGGCTTTACCCCTCAATATAAAGAATTGCAGGAATTGTATGAACAGTATCGAGAGCGTGGATTGGTTGTTCTCGGTTTTCCATGCAATCAATTTGGAAATCAAGAGCCGGGAACGGAAGAAGAGATTGAACGGTTTTGCCAAGTCAATTACGGCGTGACTTTCCCGATATTTGCTAAAGTTGACGTCAACGGTGAACAAGCCCATCCTCTTTTCCGCTATTTAACGGAAAAAGCGCCGGGAGTGTTCGGAACGAAGGCGATTAAGTGGAATTTCACGAAATTTTTAATTGATCGCAACGGAAATGTCGTTGCCCGTTTTGCTCCACAGACGAAGCCGAGCGAACTAAAAAGCGAAATTGAAAAATTGTTGTAG
- a CDS encoding conserved virulence factor C family protein: MKIKSIEPTPSPNTMKVLLDEELPFGTSHNYKRDNVDTAPPLIQQLMKIEGVKGIYHVADFLAVERNPKYDWKEILTKVREVFGEEVEEEQEETQKLNEHFGEVKVYVQMLYGLPMQVKLTDGEREHRVGLPQPFIDAVIEAQKYAGNVVLERKWVEKGVRYGTFEEIGSEIVEELSAAYPPERLERIVQMFRRGEQVKTAQKRPSIKVTEEMLGDPDWRKRYAALEQMADPGEDDIPVLAKALKDEKVAIRRLATAYLGMVGGKKVLPYLYEALKDKSVSVRRTAGDCLSDIGDPEAIPVMIEALKDPSKLVRWRAAMFLYEVGDESALSALKAAENDPEFEVSMQVKMAIERIEGGEEAKGSVWKQMTESRKKEK, from the coding sequence TTGAAAATCAAATCGATTGAACCAACTCCAAGTCCGAACACGATGAAAGTATTGCTGGATGAAGAATTGCCATTCGGCACAAGCCATAACTATAAGCGGGATAATGTCGATACGGCGCCGCCTCTCATTCAGCAGTTGATGAAAATCGAAGGGGTAAAAGGAATTTATCATGTTGCCGACTTTTTGGCGGTAGAGCGCAATCCGAAATACGACTGGAAAGAGATTTTAACGAAAGTTCGTGAAGTGTTTGGCGAAGAAGTCGAAGAAGAGCAAGAAGAAACGCAAAAGCTGAACGAACACTTCGGGGAAGTAAAAGTGTATGTGCAAATGCTGTACGGGCTGCCGATGCAAGTGAAATTAACGGATGGGGAGCGGGAACACCGCGTCGGACTTCCGCAACCATTTATCGATGCGGTCATTGAAGCGCAAAAATATGCGGGCAATGTCGTGCTTGAGCGGAAATGGGTGGAAAAAGGCGTGCGTTACGGCACATTTGAAGAAATCGGCAGTGAAATCGTTGAAGAACTTTCCGCTGCATATCCACCGGAACGATTAGAGCGCATTGTGCAAATGTTCCGCCGCGGCGAACAGGTAAAAACAGCGCAAAAACGTCCGAGTATCAAAGTGACAGAAGAAATGCTCGGCGATCCGGATTGGCGGAAACGGTATGCGGCGCTTGAACAAATGGCCGATCCGGGCGAGGACGATATACCGGTGCTTGCCAAAGCGCTGAAAGATGAAAAAGTGGCCATTCGCCGCTTGGCGACCGCGTATTTAGGGATGGTCGGCGGCAAAAAAGTGCTGCCATATTTGTATGAAGCGCTAAAAGACAAGTCGGTGTCCGTCCGCCGCACCGCCGGCGACTGTTTGTCAGACATTGGCGATCCGGAAGCGATTCCGGTGATGATCGAAGCGCTCAAAGACCCAAGCAAGCTTGTCCGCTGGCGCGCCGCCATGTTCTTATACGAAGTCGGCGACGAATCGGCGCTGTCGGCGTTAAAAGCGGCGGAAAACGATCCGGAATTTGAAGTAAGCATGCAAGTGAAAATGGCGATTGAACGCATTGAAGGCGGTGAAGAAGCGAAAGGGTCGGTATGGAAACAGATGACGGAGAGCCGGAAAAAAGAAAAATAA
- a CDS encoding DUF4183 domain-containing protein gives MALQLIKLFVSASTSTDAVPTDTRFFYITTAETAAGATLTIDAASFLQDDGNPATELPALAANNSYYNVYINGVLQMEGIATYTPGATGVGSLAINVPAGGDPIPANTPIVLEIVQFAPSSTTTVTT, from the coding sequence ATGGCTCTTCAATTAATCAAGCTCTTTGTTTCTGCTTCCACTTCCACCGATGCAGTGCCAACGGATACAAGATTTTTCTATATTACAACAGCAGAAACAGCCGCGGGCGCGACGTTGACCATTGATGCCGCAAGCTTTTTGCAAGACGATGGAAATCCGGCTACGGAATTGCCGGCATTAGCGGCAAACAACAGTTATTACAATGTTTATATTAACGGCGTTTTGCAAATGGAGGGCATCGCCACATATACACCGGGTGCCACAGGCGTCGGATCACTTGCCATTAACGTGCCTGCCGGCGGAGATCCTATCCCGGCAAATACCCCGATTGTGCTAGAAATTGTTCAATTTGCTCCGTCATCGACAACGACGGTGACAACATAA
- a CDS encoding DUF4183 domain-containing protein — MKRISKYQKHVIAVPKVYDWINNISTIQFRVTFNIPSRVLQVDTYQYNAISDGVKTVYTNEDELKEYGNRGILDPKQVSFINLFINGVLQPETLYEVQEGRLTLKTADVPTKGAPIVLQFITIKV; from the coding sequence ATGAAGCGCATTTCCAAATATCAAAAACATGTTATTGCCGTTCCAAAAGTGTATGATTGGATTAACAATATATCAACCATTCAGTTTCGCGTGACTTTTAATATCCCGTCCCGGGTTTTACAAGTGGATACTTATCAATATAACGCCATATCCGATGGCGTCAAAACGGTTTATACGAATGAAGATGAATTAAAAGAATACGGGAACCGGGGGATTTTGGACCCAAAACAAGTGTCGTTTATTAACTTGTTTATCAACGGGGTTTTGCAGCCTGAAACATTATATGAGGTTCAAGAAGGAAGACTGACTTTAAAGACTGCCGACGTTCCAACTAAAGGAGCTCCCATTGTTCTTCAATTTATTACAATCAAGGTTTGA
- a CDS encoding BrxA/BrxB family bacilliredoxin, translating into MSMAYEEYMRQLVQPMRDELVRAGFRELRTSEEVEQFMENVEGTTLVVVNSVCGCAAGLARPAATQAVLNSEKKPDHLVTVFAGQDREATAKMREYFVGYAPSSPSMALLKGKEVVHFIPREEIEFQSMEAVMENIMKAFAKYCK; encoded by the coding sequence ATGTCCATGGCTTATGAAGAGTATATGCGCCAGCTTGTGCAGCCGATGCGCGATGAACTTGTGCGTGCCGGATTCCGCGAGCTTCGCACAAGCGAGGAAGTCGAACAATTTATGGAAAACGTCGAAGGAACGACATTAGTAGTGGTAAACTCTGTTTGCGGATGTGCGGCAGGCTTGGCACGGCCGGCGGCAACACAGGCTGTCTTGAACAGCGAGAAAAAGCCCGATCATTTAGTGACGGTGTTTGCCGGCCAAGATAGAGAAGCGACCGCGAAAATGCGCGAATATTTTGTGGGCTACGCCCCTTCATCGCCATCAATGGCGCTGTTAAAAGGAAAAGAAGTCGTTCATTTTATTCCACGCGAGGAAATTGAATTTCAATCGATGGAAGCGGTAATGGAAAACATTATGAAGGCATTTGCAAAATATTGCAAATAG
- a CDS encoding YuzL family protein gives MTKRKKDPSKTGISAPNVKGQGTTQTETGAYEQDSARKKTKAD, from the coding sequence ATGACGAAGCGGAAGAAAGATCCGTCGAAAACCGGGATCAGTGCGCCAAACGTCAAAGGGCAAGGCACGACGCAAACGGAAACAGGAGCATATGAACAGGACTCTGCCCGCAAGAAAACAAAAGCCGATTAA
- a CDS encoding YpjP family protein: MKLPKWLRKVLVVTITVCTFGLVTPPASLMAADEPAADDSPSSDWQNNHSGSQMASVASEQETRAPILTRQQFIEQTMEKAVVQSYEKFGRKIAPVIKEEFRDVILPRIEEVIASLAEQYPEEQLQYLAVTENPSGGIGERIFHIYRVDTGEDIIRFHVRREHPPQDGYWFQFHYHTYHDHFQTHYELGKIYWDKNTPPQWRT, translated from the coding sequence GTGAAACTGCCAAAATGGTTGCGGAAAGTGCTCGTTGTGACGATCACGGTATGTACGTTTGGATTAGTTACTCCGCCGGCTTCATTAATGGCCGCTGATGAACCGGCGGCGGATGATTCACCGTCTTCCGATTGGCAGAACAATCATAGCGGATCGCAAATGGCGTCCGTTGCGTCCGAGCAGGAAACGCGAGCGCCAATTTTGACGCGGCAGCAATTTATTGAGCAGACGATGGAAAAAGCGGTGGTGCAATCGTATGAAAAATTTGGCCGCAAAATCGCTCCGGTGATAAAAGAAGAGTTTCGCGATGTGATTTTGCCGCGCATTGAAGAAGTCATCGCATCGCTTGCCGAACAATATCCGGAGGAGCAACTGCAATATTTAGCGGTCACGGAAAACCCATCGGGCGGGATAGGAGAGCGAATTTTCCATATTTATCGTGTCGACACGGGGGAAGATATCATCCGTTTCCACGTCAGACGCGAACATCCGCCGCAAGATGGCTATTGGTTTCAGTTTCATTACCATACGTACCATGACCATTTTCAAACACATTACGAGCTCGGAAAAATTTATTGGGATAAAAACACGCCTCCACAATGGCGGACATAA
- a CDS encoding anthrax toxin lethal factor-related metalloendopeptidase → MKRFLFFIATVIAVVPLLSLSPYPAAHGVLLNDSDITVKHTAPYHILKTMVIVPETDYPREEAKKIIDTLAHVDLSLLQKAADHHIYVQLLNGKLTDEPSARHLRGKTPRGYLPSSTTWDDVPGLGGSHLVLVKIGHSQKGQGHGSVNLELHEFAHSLDYIVFHHVHKTPAFRSIWKEEAANLFPQHYYFLTYPEEYFAEAFAYYYYNGDTRKHLQSAAPKTYQFIRDLTQRARR, encoded by the coding sequence ATGAAACGGTTTCTTTTTTTCATCGCGACGGTGATCGCGGTCGTTCCGCTTCTTTCGCTTTCGCCGTATCCGGCGGCGCACGGCGTGTTACTTAATGACAGCGATATAACTGTAAAGCATACGGCGCCATACCATATATTAAAAACGATGGTTATTGTTCCGGAAACGGATTATCCGCGCGAAGAGGCAAAAAAGATCATCGATACGCTCGCCCATGTCGATTTATCGCTGCTGCAAAAAGCGGCGGATCATCATATTTACGTTCAGCTGCTGAACGGGAAACTTACCGACGAACCGTCTGCAAGGCATTTGCGCGGAAAAACACCGCGCGGATATTTGCCATCGTCGACTACGTGGGATGATGTTCCCGGACTAGGCGGATCGCATTTAGTGCTTGTTAAAATAGGCCATAGCCAGAAAGGACAAGGCCACGGTTCGGTGAATTTGGAGTTGCATGAATTTGCCCACTCGCTCGATTATATTGTGTTTCATCATGTGCATAAAACACCTGCGTTTCGCTCGATTTGGAAAGAAGAGGCAGCGAACCTGTTTCCGCAGCATTACTATTTCCTGACATATCCGGAAGAATATTTTGCCGAAGCGTTCGCTTATTATTACTACAATGGGGATACGCGCAAACATTTGCAGTCCGCCGCACCAAAAACGTATCAATTTATCCGCGATTTAACGCAAAGAGCTCGCCGGTGA
- a CDS encoding twin-arginine translocase TatA/TatE family subunit yields MFSNIGVPGLILILLIALVVFGPKKLPEIGRAFGETLREFKKSTKGLSDEVLGELDDKKEVRK; encoded by the coding sequence ATGTTTTCAAATATCGGTGTACCTGGTTTAATTTTAATTCTCTTAATTGCGCTTGTTGTTTTTGGGCCCAAAAAACTTCCTGAAATTGGACGAGCTTTTGGAGAAACGTTACGCGAATTTAAAAAATCAACTAAAGGGCTGAGCGATGAAGTCTTAGGAGAGTTAGATGACAAAAAAGAGGTGCGTAAATAA
- the tatC gene encoding twin-arginine translocase subunit TatC, which translates to MVLTFVKEKQLYDQEMPLMDHLNELRKRLIIVAVALIVFFVLGFVFVQDIYRWMVQDLGVKLTILGPTDILWVYFMLAGVFAITLTIPVFAWQTWLFVKPALTPKERKVTLSYIPATFILFVLGLCFGYFVVLPIVFHFLIGLGNDMFATMFTTEKYFRFVLHMTLPFAVLFELPVIVMFLTRIGLINPYALQKVRKYAYFVLVVVAVSITPPDFISDFLVTIPLLLLYEISISISKFVYKKRENSM; encoded by the coding sequence TTGGTGCTTACGTTCGTGAAAGAAAAGCAATTATACGATCAGGAAATGCCGTTAATGGATCATTTAAATGAGTTAAGGAAACGGCTCATTATTGTAGCTGTGGCGTTGATAGTTTTTTTTGTGCTAGGGTTTGTTTTTGTGCAAGATATTTATCGTTGGATGGTTCAAGATTTAGGGGTTAAATTAACCATTTTGGGACCAACAGATATTTTATGGGTATACTTTATGCTGGCTGGCGTATTTGCGATAACATTAACGATTCCTGTATTTGCTTGGCAAACATGGCTGTTTGTGAAGCCTGCATTGACGCCAAAGGAGCGGAAAGTGACTTTATCCTATATTCCAGCTACATTTATCTTGTTTGTTTTAGGATTATGTTTTGGATATTTTGTCGTTTTGCCAATTGTGTTCCACTTTCTTATCGGATTAGGAAATGATATGTTTGCGACGATGTTTACGACCGAAAAATATTTTCGTTTCGTTTTGCATATGACATTACCGTTCGCTGTTTTATTTGAACTTCCAGTCATTGTTATGTTTTTAACAAGGATAGGATTGATCAATCCGTACGCGTTACAAAAAGTCCGGAAGTACGCCTATTTCGTTCTCGTTGTTGTCGCTGTGTCCATTACGCCGCCTGATTTCATTTCCGATTTTCTTGTGACGATTCCGCTTTTGCTATTATATGAAATTAGTATATCGATTTCAAAATTTGTTTATAAAAAAAGAGAAAATAGTATGTAA
- a CDS encoding hydrogenase small subunit — MERKTILESVLDRGFTRRDFLKMCTALAATMGLDFSETGKVVAAMEKSTRVPVIWLQFQDCTGCSESFIRSTHPKMESVLLDMISLEYTEVLSAASGHQIEEARKHAMKQYYGEYILAVEGSLPTDDAFLTVGGVSAKETFMEAAKGAKAIIAYGSCSSWGGIPAAYPNPTNAKPITHFVKDKPVILVPGCPPIAEVMTGVIAHIITFGSLPELDHLGRPKAFYRHRVHDKCNRRAYFDAGLFAESFDDEGAKQGYCLYKVGCKGPTTYNSCAEMRWNGGVSYPIQSGNPCIGCSEKGFWDNGPFYIRRAKIPASQTTINPETIGAIAAGVTAAGVAAHAAITAVKKKDQEKHE; from the coding sequence GTGGAAAGAAAAACAATTTTAGAATCCGTTTTGGACCGTGGTTTTACAAGACGCGATTTTTTAAAGATGTGTACGGCGCTGGCAGCAACAATGGGGTTAGATTTCTCCGAAACAGGTAAAGTTGTCGCAGCGATGGAAAAAAGCACACGTGTTCCGGTCATTTGGTTACAGTTTCAAGACTGCACAGGATGTTCTGAATCGTTTATCCGTTCTACACATCCAAAAATGGAAAGCGTGCTTTTGGATATGATTTCGCTTGAATATACAGAAGTTTTATCGGCTGCTTCTGGGCATCAAATTGAAGAAGCGAGAAAACATGCGATGAAACAATATTATGGAGAATACATATTGGCGGTCGAAGGAAGTTTGCCGACGGATGATGCGTTTTTGACAGTTGGCGGCGTATCTGCAAAAGAAACTTTCATGGAAGCGGCAAAAGGAGCCAAAGCGATTATTGCATACGGAAGCTGTTCGTCATGGGGAGGTATTCCGGCCGCTTATCCCAATCCGACAAATGCAAAACCGATAACGCATTTTGTCAAGGATAAACCGGTTATATTAGTGCCGGGATGTCCGCCGATAGCCGAAGTGATGACAGGAGTCATTGCCCATATTATAACGTTTGGCTCATTGCCTGAATTAGATCATCTCGGAAGACCAAAAGCGTTTTATCGTCATCGTGTTCATGATAAGTGCAACCGTCGGGCGTATTTTGACGCAGGATTGTTCGCGGAGTCGTTTGATGATGAAGGGGCAAAACAAGGATACTGTTTGTACAAAGTCGGCTGTAAAGGGCCAACTACGTACAATTCTTGTGCGGAAATGCGTTGGAACGGAGGAGTGAGTTATCCGATTCAATCTGGCAACCCATGCATCGGCTGTTCGGAAAAAGGATTCTGGGATAACGGACCGTTTTACATTCGCCGTGCAAAAATTCCGGCGTCGCAAACGACGATTAACCCAGAAACGATTGGTGCGATTGCAGCTGGTGTAACGGCGGCAGGGGTTGCCGCACATGCGGCGATCACAGCAGTAAAGAAAAAAGATCAAGAGAAGCATGAGTGA